The proteins below are encoded in one region of Aquisphaera giovannonii:
- a CDS encoding glycoside hydrolase family 95 protein: MGSTAPRTGIAPMGLALVILLLAPAGLQAAAPAIVGRPLPPTQTLALWYSKPAENWLEALPVGNGGLGGMVYGGILHERIALNDSTLWSGGPKEWNNPGARQVLPEMRRLIFEGKFAEAHRLGKKMMGPYTQTYLPLGELTLGLHEGGAAPAEVLDYRRTLDLDRAVASVEYRVGDVTYRRDVFASHPDGVLVVRLTASRPGALNFSARLGSQLRSRTKSEGGDLVLDGKAPAHVDPNYYNRPDPVRYEDGGEGMRFRCLLRAIPEGGKVAAANDTLRVEGATAATLILGEATSFRGYDRSPGRDGADPAPIARSRLEAAAAKGCDALLARHVEDHQSLFRRVALDLGAPPAGAASLPTDERVKEYGADDPGLVRLHFQYGRYLLIASSRPGGPPPNLQGIWNDEVRAPWSSNWTININTQMNMWPAEVTNLAECHEPLFWLIRGLAANGRRTAEVNYGCRGWVSHHNADIWCQTAPVGDYGDGDAAWALWPMSGPWLCQHLWQRYEFSRDERFLREVAYPLMKGAAEFCLDFLIDDGQGRLVTAPSTSPENQFRTPDGEGTAAVAMASSMDLELIHDLFTHCVAAARLLGEDAEFRSRLEAALAKLYPLKVGPDGRLQEWFRPFEEPEPHHRHVSHLWGMYPGSQIGRGTPELREAARKSLVGRSDEGTGWSTGWKVCLWARLGDGDHALSLIRRTLRIGPGGVYPNLFGSHPPFQMDGNFAFPAGVAEMLLQSHSAEGEIHLLPALPGAWPDGSFRGLRARGGFTVDAAWKGGKLASAAITSSIGGKAVIRLGDRTTTLDTAKGGRYALDGALSPAGGR; this comes from the coding sequence ATGGGAAGCACAGCTCCGCGAACGGGGATCGCGCCGATGGGCCTGGCGCTGGTCATTCTACTCCTGGCCCCGGCCGGCCTTCAAGCGGCCGCGCCCGCCATCGTCGGGCGGCCCTTACCGCCCACCCAAACCCTAGCTCTCTGGTATTCGAAGCCCGCGGAGAACTGGCTCGAGGCGCTGCCGGTCGGCAACGGGGGCCTCGGGGGCATGGTGTATGGCGGCATCCTCCACGAGCGGATCGCGCTCAACGACAGCACGCTGTGGTCGGGCGGCCCCAAGGAGTGGAACAACCCCGGCGCCCGGCAGGTGCTCCCCGAGATGCGTCGGCTCATCTTCGAGGGCAAGTTCGCGGAAGCCCATCGGCTCGGCAAGAAGATGATGGGCCCGTACACGCAGACGTACCTGCCCCTGGGCGAACTTACCCTCGGGCTCCACGAGGGGGGGGCGGCGCCGGCGGAGGTCCTTGATTACCGAAGGACGCTGGACCTGGACCGCGCGGTCGCCTCGGTCGAGTACCGCGTCGGCGACGTGACCTATCGCCGCGACGTCTTCGCCTCGCATCCCGACGGCGTGCTCGTCGTCCGGCTCACCGCGAGCCGCCCGGGAGCCCTGAACTTCTCCGCGAGGCTCGGCAGCCAGCTCCGCTCCAGGACGAAGTCCGAGGGGGGCGACCTGGTCCTCGACGGCAAGGCCCCCGCTCACGTCGATCCGAACTACTACAACCGCCCCGACCCCGTCCGCTACGAGGATGGCGGCGAGGGCATGCGGTTCCGGTGCCTTCTCCGGGCGATCCCCGAGGGCGGCAAGGTGGCCGCCGCGAACGATACGCTCCGCGTGGAAGGGGCGACCGCCGCGACCCTGATCCTCGGGGAGGCGACGAGCTTCCGCGGCTACGACCGCTCGCCGGGCCGGGACGGCGCGGACCCCGCGCCGATCGCGAGGTCGAGGCTCGAGGCGGCGGCGGCCAAGGGGTGCGACGCGCTCCTGGCCCGCCACGTCGAGGACCATCAGTCCCTCTTCCGGCGCGTCGCCCTGGACCTGGGGGCCCCCCCCGCGGGCGCCGCCTCGCTCCCCACGGATGAGCGCGTGAAGGAGTACGGGGCCGACGATCCGGGCCTGGTTCGCCTCCATTTCCAGTACGGCCGCTACCTGCTGATCGCGTCGTCCCGCCCCGGCGGCCCGCCGCCGAACCTCCAGGGGATTTGGAACGACGAGGTCCGGGCGCCCTGGAGCAGCAACTGGACGATCAACATCAACACGCAGATGAACATGTGGCCGGCCGAGGTGACGAACCTGGCGGAGTGCCACGAGCCGCTCTTCTGGCTGATCCGCGGGCTGGCCGCCAACGGCCGGAGGACGGCCGAGGTGAACTACGGCTGCCGCGGGTGGGTGTCGCACCACAACGCGGACATCTGGTGCCAGACGGCGCCGGTCGGGGACTACGGCGACGGGGACGCCGCCTGGGCCCTCTGGCCGATGTCCGGGCCGTGGCTCTGCCAGCACCTCTGGCAGCGGTACGAGTTCTCCCGAGACGAGCGATTCCTCCGCGAGGTCGCGTATCCGCTCATGAAGGGCGCGGCGGAGTTCTGCCTGGACTTCCTGATCGACGATGGCCAGGGGCGGCTGGTGACTGCGCCGTCCACCTCGCCGGAGAACCAATTCCGCACGCCCGACGGTGAGGGCACGGCCGCCGTGGCGATGGCCAGCAGCATGGACCTGGAGCTGATCCACGACCTGTTCACGCACTGCGTCGCCGCGGCGAGGCTCCTGGGCGAGGATGCGGAATTCCGGTCCAGGCTGGAGGCCGCGCTCGCGAAACTGTACCCGCTGAAGGTCGGCCCGGACGGGCGGCTGCAGGAGTGGTTCCGGCCGTTCGAGGAGCCGGAGCCGCACCACCGGCACGTGTCGCACCTCTGGGGGATGTACCCGGGCTCGCAGATCGGCCGCGGGACGCCGGAGCTCCGGGAGGCGGCGAGGAAGTCCCTAGTCGGGCGGAGCGACGAGGGGACGGGCTGGTCCACCGGCTGGAAGGTCTGCCTGTGGGCCCGGCTGGGGGACGGCGACCACGCCCTCTCGCTGATCCGGAGGACGCTCCGGATCGGGCCGGGGGGCGTGTACCCGAACCTCTTCGGCAGCCATCCGCCGTTCCAGATGGACGGCAACTTCGCCTTCCCGGCGGGCGTGGCGGAGATGCTCCTGCAGAGCCACTCCGCCGAGGGCGAGATCCACCTGCTGCCGGCGCTGCCGGGGGCCTGGCCGGACGGCTCGTTCCGGGGCCTGCGGGCCCGGGGCGGGTTCACGGTGGACGCCGCCTGGAAGGGCGGGAAGCTCGCCTCGGCCGCGATCACGTCCTCGATCGGCGGCAAGGCCGTGATCCGGCTGGGCGACCGGACGACGACGCTGGATACCGCGAAGGGTGGCCGCTACGCGCTGGACGGGGCGCTCTCACCCGCCGGCGGCCGTTGA
- a CDS encoding urease accessory protein UreD, with protein sequence MATPGADASEACSYDEPELDPYRDEPKQLPSGSPGKDARLRLRFERRGGRSILAAMERRAPLLVQRALYCDEGMPHLPWVYVITNSGGILQGDRYRIRIEAGPGAIGHVTTQAATKIHEMDANFAAQDQSIVLEEGSYLEYLPDAVIPFRHSRFLTRTAIHVHPTATLLYSEILWAGRKHYRGGEGFEYDLFSSSVRAARPGGEPLFAEKFLIEPGRSSPRGVGVMGEFDVFANVILLTPKAHAERIAEAFPTGADASCGCVDGVSRLPNDAGLIYKALAGESSVARSRVRAFWAAVRGEVTGHDVPPAFPWS encoded by the coding sequence ATGGCGACGCCGGGGGCGGATGCATCCGAAGCCTGTTCGTACGACGAGCCCGAGCTGGATCCCTACCGGGACGAGCCGAAGCAGCTCCCGAGCGGGTCGCCGGGGAAGGACGCGCGGCTGCGCCTGCGGTTCGAGCGGCGGGGCGGGCGATCCATCCTGGCCGCCATGGAGCGGAGGGCGCCGCTGCTGGTCCAGCGGGCACTCTACTGCGACGAGGGGATGCCGCACCTGCCCTGGGTGTATGTCATCACCAACTCCGGCGGCATCCTCCAGGGGGACCGCTACCGCATCCGCATCGAGGCCGGCCCCGGCGCGATCGGGCACGTGACGACCCAGGCCGCCACCAAGATCCACGAGATGGATGCGAACTTCGCCGCGCAGGATCAGTCGATCGTCCTGGAGGAGGGTTCGTACCTGGAGTACCTCCCCGACGCCGTGATCCCGTTCCGGCACTCCCGCTTCCTGACGCGGACCGCGATCCACGTCCACCCGACGGCCACGCTGCTCTACTCGGAGATCCTCTGGGCCGGCCGGAAGCACTACCGGGGCGGCGAGGGCTTCGAGTACGACCTGTTCTCCTCGTCCGTCCGCGCGGCCAGGCCGGGCGGCGAGCCGCTCTTCGCCGAGAAGTTCCTCATCGAGCCGGGCAGGTCGTCGCCGCGCGGCGTCGGGGTGATGGGCGAATTCGACGTCTTCGCCAACGTCATCCTCCTGACGCCGAAGGCCCATGCGGAACGCATCGCGGAGGCCTTCCCGACGGGCGCGGACGCCTCGTGCGGATGCGTGGACGGCGTCTCGCGCCTGCCCAACGACGCCGGGCTGATCTACAAGGCCCTCGCGGGCGAGTCGTCCGTCGCCCGGTCCCGCGTCCGCGCCTTCTGGGCCGCCGTCCGCGGGGAAGTCACCGGCCACGACGTGCCGCCGGCATTCCCCTGGAGCTGA